Proteins encoded within one genomic window of Hevea brasiliensis isolate MT/VB/25A 57/8 chromosome 8, ASM3005281v1, whole genome shotgun sequence:
- the LOC131182325 gene encoding uncharacterized protein LOC131182325, translating to MDAKLLTVFQYLETLEVLECGRLEILVPSSVSFQNLKTLEVSNCQRLVNLISSSTARSLERLRKMKIEECGLIQEIIVTEADKDEEEKICFGQLKCLELQNLPSLSSFCSGSTIRNSNS from the exons ATGGACGCTAAACTACTCACAGTTTTTCAATATCTGGAGACTTTAGAAGTACTGGAATGTGGCAGACTGGAAATTTTAGTGCCATCCTCAGTTTCTTTCCAAAATCTCAAAACACTGGAGGTATCAAATTGCCAACGTCTAGTAAATCTAATATCTTCCTCAACAGCGAGAAGTCTTGAACGACTTAGAAAAATGAAGATAGAGGAATGTGGACTGATCCAAGAAATTATAGTGACTGAAGCAGATAAAGATGAAGAAGAGAAGATTTGCttcggtcaactaaaatgtttggAACTTCAAAATCTACCAAGCCTCTCTAGCTTCTGCTCTG GTAGTACAATCAGAAACTCAAACAGCTGA
- the LOC110653609 gene encoding uncharacterized protein LOC110653609, which produces MKNVFGTLVRLHRPNTNDEGREQRLDNEGFDTPLTTPFCHKMFPNLEELSLDKKSAITILQSQFPTDFFSQVKVLQLRCFPNKSLVPLFSLLPGFPNLQNLVVLDSSLKQLFPFEGFVGDQEDITPLPRIRALKLKNLDDLKHMWEPDCQLHNPLFQSLQTLEIEFCGNLIFLAPSSASFRNLKTLKVCRCDTLINIVTSSTAKSMVQLETLTVKSCNMLTEIVGGDQEDGIGSTDEIVFSKMKTLYLEDLQSLTSFCLGSCTFKFPSLEQLTVHKCPKLRIFTAGVSSTPKLHGVLAGWYNVRKRHWEGNLNATIEQLYMKCVAFEWIDEVQLSNFPMLKEKWHGQFPFKNLMHLRKLVVDGCAFFSNALSSNLLKYLFWLNELVVERCDSVEELFDLEGLNADEGDVGLLNYSNELRLIDLPRLRHV; this is translated from the exons ATGAAGAATGTCTTTGGCACACTCGTGAGGTTACATAGACCCAACACCAATGATGAAGGGAGAGAGCAAAGGCTAGACAATGAAGGGTTTGATACTCCCCTTACAACACCTTTTTGTCATAAG ATGTTTCCCAATTTGGAAGAGTTGTCATTAGACAAGAAGTCTGCCATAACCATACTGCAATCTCAATTTCCAACTGACTTCTTTTCCCAAGTGAAAGTTCTTCAATTGCGTTGCTTTCCAAACAAATCTCTTGTTCCTTTGTTTAGTTTACTTCCAGGATTTCCCAATCTGCAAAATCTTGTAGTCCTTGATTCTTCTCTCAAGCAGCTATTTCCATTTGAAGGATTCGTCGGTGACCAAGAAGATATCACTCCATTGCCACGGATAAGGGCTTTAAAGCTTAAAAATCTTGATGATTTGAAGCATATGTGGGAACCAGATTGCCAACTGCATAACCCATTATTTCAGTCTCTTCAGACTCTTGAGATAGAGTTTTgcggaaatttaatttttttagcacCATCCTCTGCGTCTTTCCGAAATCTGAAAACTCTGAAAGTATGTAGATGCGACACATTGATAAATATTGTTACATCTTCCACAGCCAAAAGTATGGTACAACTTGAGACATTGACTGTAAAATCCTGCAATATGTTGACCGAAATAGTAGGAGGTGATCAAGAGGATGGAATTGGATCAACAGATGAGATTGTTTTCAGCAAAATGAAAACATTATATCTTGAAGATTTACAGAGCCTCACAAGCTTCTGCTTGGGCAGTTGCACTTTCAAATTCCCATCATTAGAACAATTAACTGTTCATAAATGCCCCAAGTTGAGGATTTTCACTGCTGGAGTGTCAAGCACGCCCAAGTTACACGGTGTATTGGCAGGCTGGTACAACGTTCGAAAAAGGCATTGGGAAGGCAATCTCAATGCCACCATTGAACAGCTTTACATGAAATGT gttgcatttgaatggatagatGAAGTGCAGCTCTCCAACTTTCCTATGCTGAAAGAAAAATGGCATGGCCAATTTCCATTCAAGAACTTGATGCACTTACGAAAGTTAGTGGTGGACGGTTGTGCTTTTTTCTCAAATGCCCTATCCTCAAATCTACTAAAGTACTTGTTCTGGCTAAATGAGCTGGTTGTAGAAAGATGCGATTCTGTAGAAGAGCTGTTTGATTTGGAAGGGCTAAATGCTGACGAAGGTGATGTTGGGTTATTGAATTATTCAAATGAATTGAGGTTAATTGATTTGCCTAGATTGAGGCATGTGTGA
- the LOC131182092 gene encoding uncharacterized protein LOC131182092, producing MASGLVNLQHMELKRCILVEHIITKEADEEVVKDKIMFPSMESISLECLPNLSSFYSARDFLKCPSLKRIDMVGCPNMELLASKFCEDQDLSMIAEGNEEGIHNGDFVFSIAASSGGKVAIPSLEELRVEYNTMKDMWSQADFLSGLKGIELTCFSNDSTLSDASFEEIIFHEEIISEETRSSI from the exons ATGGCTTCGGGTCTTGTAAATCTCCAACATATGGAATTAAAAAGATGTATTTTGGTGGAACATATAATCACAAAAGAAGCAGACGAGGAAGTAGTGAAAGATAAGATCATGTTTCCATCAATGGAGTCCATAAGTCTCGAGTGTTTGCCTAACTTGTCAAGTTTTTATTCTGCAAGGGATTTTCTGAAATGCCCATCCTTGAAAAGAATTGATATGGTTGGCTGTCCAAACATGGAATTATTAGCTTCAAAATTTTGTGAGGACCAAGATCTAAGCATGATTGCTGAGGGAAATGAAGAAGGAATTCACAATGGGGACTTTGTTTTTTCCATTGCAGCCTCTTCTGGCGGGAAG GTTGCGATCCCAAGTTTAGAAGAATTGAGAGTGGAATATAACACCATGAAGGATATGTGGTCTCAAGCTGATTTCTTGTCTGGACTGAAAGGCATTGAGCTAACCTGTTTTTCCAATGACTCTACACTGAGTGATGCTTCTTTCGAAgaaatcatttttcatgaagagattaTTAGCGAGGAAACAC GCTCAAGCATCTGA